From Granulicella sp. WH15, the proteins below share one genomic window:
- a CDS encoding RidA family protein produces MTKMYAAIARRALVVAALTTFCFTGNLLAQNKAIGFKQGAPFSEGYIAGNTLYVAGQQGPDAHGKVTGTDIALQTTNAIAAVKKVVEQAGYQMSDIVSVTVYVTDLADVPAMNEVYKKLMADPKPARATVQVAGLIGGAKIEISAIAVKH; encoded by the coding sequence ATGACGAAAATGTATGCTGCGATTGCTCGGCGAGCCCTGGTGGTGGCCGCGCTCACGACTTTCTGCTTCACAGGGAATCTCTTGGCCCAGAACAAGGCGATAGGTTTTAAGCAAGGTGCTCCGTTCAGTGAAGGCTACATTGCAGGCAATACTCTCTATGTCGCCGGCCAGCAAGGTCCGGATGCTCATGGCAAAGTGACTGGCACGGATATTGCCCTGCAAACGACGAACGCGATCGCTGCGGTCAAGAAAGTTGTGGAGCAGGCAGGCTATCAAATGTCAGATATCGTATCTGTCACTGTTTATGTCACGGATCTCGCGGATGTTCCGGCGATGAACGAGGTTTACAAGAAGCTGATGGCGGATCCAAAGCCAGCTCGTGCCACAGTGCAGGTCGCGGGGCTGATCGGCGGGGCGAAGATCGAAATATCTGCAATTGCTGTAAAGCACTAA
- a CDS encoding metallophosphoesterase: MFSAAAALHPLASFAADRKSSPNPHAAHALMIGDWGDDRHLDSQSSVARAMASYTRQHHLKHDALFLLGDNFYGEFPGGVDCPRFRTDFEEMYPKDVFNCPAYAVPGNHDYEARPEIKLHSQMAYSARGNTRWTEPAQWYSYKFPLHKPVATVIALDSNMPFADGKLAHGFTHVMTEEQRQQQLEWLKLELAKPLTTPFRIVIAHHPVFSNGPHGDHKVLIADWEPLLREHKVHLYLAGHDHDLQHLEFEGHPTSFFLSGGGGADLYDERDEVVQRGPFFNKVHGFSHLEATDKLLTLRHVDTDGNVIHAFTKSPDGTASILA; encoded by the coding sequence GTGTTCAGCGCTGCCGCTGCACTTCATCCTCTTGCATCCTTTGCGGCGGACCGAAAATCCTCTCCCAATCCCCATGCCGCGCACGCGCTTATGATCGGGGACTGGGGCGACGATCGTCACCTCGACTCACAGAGTTCCGTCGCACGAGCGATGGCCTCCTATACACGACAGCATCACCTGAAGCATGATGCGCTCTTCCTTCTGGGCGATAACTTTTATGGTGAGTTTCCTGGTGGCGTCGACTGCCCGCGTTTCCGCACTGACTTCGAAGAGATGTATCCGAAGGATGTCTTCAACTGCCCTGCTTACGCGGTCCCAGGCAACCATGATTACGAGGCGCGGCCAGAGATCAAACTGCACTCCCAGATGGCATACTCTGCGCGCGGCAACACCCGCTGGACCGAGCCTGCACAGTGGTATAGCTACAAGTTTCCACTACACAAGCCGGTGGCGACGGTTATCGCGTTGGACAGCAATATGCCATTTGCTGACGGCAAGCTGGCTCACGGCTTTACACATGTGATGACCGAAGAGCAGAGGCAGCAGCAGCTCGAATGGCTCAAGCTTGAGCTTGCCAAGCCGCTCACCACTCCATTCCGCATCGTCATCGCCCACCATCCTGTCTTCTCCAATGGCCCTCATGGCGATCACAAGGTTCTCATTGCGGATTGGGAGCCGCTTCTCCGTGAGCACAAGGTACATCTCTACCTTGCTGGCCATGACCATGATCTGCAGCACCTCGAATTTGAAGGGCATCCCACCTCCTTCTTCCTCTCCGGCGGCGGAGGCGCGGATCTGTACGATGAGCGTGACGAGGTCGTCCAGCGCGGTCCCTTCTTCAACAAGGTTCATGGCTTCAGCCATCTCGAAGCAACGGATAAGCTTCTCACGCTGCGCCACGTCGATACAGATGGCAACGTCATTCACGCTTTCACGAAGTCGCCAGATGGCACGGCATCAATCTTGGCGTAG
- a CDS encoding LysR family transcriptional regulator: MLSRQRWTLELRHLRYFVAVAEARSLKLAAEEKLHTTQPSLSRQIRDLENEVGAALFLRGTRGVELTAAGRVFLDHARVMLSQAETAVQSVRQIANPTKPYFSLGFMIGHDSTWLPKTLQILRDELPNIHVVISTQNSPQLAAALSQGLIDVAFLRREDGGPGLEYSLIIEEPFEVFLPKDHPLAAQSVIKAKEIVGETFLSVSGTALSVSGKPPALRLAIDRYLKERGLDIRPSHEVDNLGGVMSLIASTRGIALLPAYAKTFLPDSVTTRPLQGCSPTIDLSVGYRRVNSSATLKLLLSRVDELVAEVPNHA, translated from the coding sequence ATGCTTTCTAGGCAGAGGTGGACATTGGAGCTCAGGCATCTTCGTTATTTCGTAGCCGTGGCTGAAGCACGAAGCCTCAAGCTTGCGGCAGAAGAAAAACTGCACACCACTCAGCCATCTCTGAGCCGCCAGATCCGCGACCTTGAGAATGAGGTTGGGGCGGCGCTTTTCTTACGGGGCACTCGCGGGGTCGAGCTCACCGCGGCAGGCCGGGTGTTTCTGGACCATGCTCGAGTGATGCTCTCCCAGGCTGAGACTGCGGTACAGTCGGTGCGCCAAATAGCCAATCCGACAAAGCCTTACTTCTCTTTGGGCTTTATGATCGGTCACGACTCGACCTGGCTCCCCAAGACTCTCCAGATACTCCGTGATGAGCTGCCGAATATTCATGTGGTGATCTCCACTCAGAACTCTCCACAGCTTGCGGCGGCGCTCTCGCAAGGGCTGATCGACGTAGCTTTTCTTCGCAGAGAAGATGGCGGCCCCGGACTGGAGTACAGTCTGATCATTGAAGAACCTTTCGAGGTATTTCTTCCTAAAGATCATCCTCTCGCTGCGCAGAGTGTGATCAAGGCGAAAGAGATCGTAGGGGAGACATTTCTCAGCGTATCGGGGACTGCTCTCAGCGTGTCGGGAAAGCCGCCCGCGCTGAGATTAGCTATTGATCGATACCTAAAAGAGAGAGGCCTCGATATCAGACCGAGCCATGAAGTGGATAATCTCGGCGGCGTGATGTCTCTTATTGCTTCAACCCGAGGCATCGCGCTCTTACCCGCGTATGCAAAGACATTCCTTCCTGACTCGGTAACAACCCGTCCACTACAGGGCTGCTCGCCGACGATCGATTTATCCGTGGGCTATCGCAGGGTAAACTCCTCCGCAACTCTAAAGCTGCTTCTCTCACGAGTGGATGAATTGGTGGCCGAGGTTCCAAATCACGCATAG
- a CDS encoding SDR family oxidoreductase — translation MPHSLEGKVALVTGGSRGIGAAIAKRLAADGASVVITYAKDANSASTVVKAIESAGGKAVAIQADAADVAAVKAAVEKTVATFGQLDVLVNNAGTAIPKVFEETTLEEIDHMINLNFRGILVATQAALKHMKSGGRIIMVGSCVGERTMTPGLVAYSATKGAVKMFTQGLSREVGGRGITVNNVQPGPIDTELNPAAGDWAVPQKALTSLNRYGTVEEVAALVAFVAGPESSYITGTNLTVDGGTNA, via the coding sequence ATGCCTCACTCATTAGAAGGAAAAGTCGCTTTGGTTACAGGCGGATCGCGTGGAATCGGTGCCGCAATCGCAAAACGACTGGCTGCGGACGGAGCCAGCGTGGTCATCACTTACGCAAAGGACGCCAACTCGGCTTCCACCGTCGTCAAAGCGATTGAATCCGCTGGCGGAAAAGCGGTCGCGATTCAGGCTGACGCTGCCGATGTTGCTGCCGTCAAGGCTGCGGTCGAAAAGACAGTTGCGACCTTCGGCCAACTGGATGTGCTCGTGAACAATGCAGGCACAGCCATTCCAAAGGTCTTTGAGGAGACCACCCTGGAAGAGATCGATCACATGATCAACCTCAACTTCCGTGGCATATTGGTCGCGACGCAGGCAGCTCTCAAGCACATGAAGAGTGGAGGCCGCATCATCATGGTTGGCTCATGCGTGGGCGAGCGCACCATGACCCCTGGGCTGGTAGCCTACTCGGCCACCAAGGGAGCCGTGAAGATGTTTACTCAGGGGTTGTCTAGAGAGGTTGGTGGCCGAGGCATCACGGTCAACAATGTTCAGCCGGGTCCGATCGACACGGAGCTTAATCCCGCTGCGGGCGATTGGGCAGTGCCTCAGAAGGCCCTTACGTCGCTCAACCGTTATGGCACAGTGGAGGAGGTCGCCGCATTGGTGGCATTCGTCGCCGGTCCGGAGTCTTCGTATATCACCGGAACGAATCTGACTGTCGATGGCGGGACGAACGCCTGA
- a CDS encoding NAD(P)-dependent oxidoreductase encodes MAKLGFLGLGIMGGPMAKRLVAAKHEVALWSHSKGKAEALGGNACATPRAVAEASDCVFLCVGDTAMSREVIFGKDGLLAGAKKGLVIVDCSTISPKESRQMAEELSTSGIEFLDAPCTGSKGGAEAGTLTFMVGGNREVFDRVKPWFEPMGKQFYYCGASGQGLHAKLSQNMILGNLLQAFNESIVLSTKAGVPPELMLEIIENSAAKSGLVSLKAPLVFKRDFDPRFSVKWLEKDMQLMLDSAADLNVPVPLTALSRQMYRAAIAKGFGEEDICGSIRLLEDLAGCEVTTNQ; translated from the coding sequence ATGGCGAAACTAGGTTTTCTTGGACTTGGCATCATGGGTGGGCCTATGGCGAAGCGGCTTGTGGCGGCCAAGCACGAGGTTGCTCTCTGGTCGCACAGCAAGGGCAAGGCGGAAGCACTGGGAGGCAATGCCTGCGCAACACCCCGCGCAGTCGCTGAGGCCAGCGACTGTGTCTTCCTTTGCGTCGGCGATACGGCCATGTCGCGCGAGGTCATCTTTGGCAAGGACGGTCTTCTCGCAGGTGCGAAAAAGGGCCTCGTCATCGTCGACTGCAGCACCATCTCCCCCAAAGAGAGCCGCCAGATGGCGGAAGAACTTTCGACGTCCGGCATCGAATTTCTGGACGCACCATGCACCGGCTCGAAAGGAGGTGCGGAGGCTGGAACACTTACCTTCATGGTCGGCGGCAACAGAGAGGTCTTCGATCGCGTAAAGCCATGGTTCGAACCTATGGGAAAGCAGTTTTACTACTGCGGGGCCTCCGGCCAGGGCCTCCACGCCAAGCTCTCCCAGAACATGATTCTCGGCAATTTGCTGCAGGCCTTCAACGAGAGCATTGTGCTCAGCACCAAGGCAGGCGTGCCGCCTGAGCTGATGCTCGAGATCATCGAAAACAGCGCGGCGAAATCGGGCCTCGTCTCCCTGAAGGCCCCATTGGTCTTCAAACGTGACTTCGATCCTCGCTTCTCTGTGAAGTGGCTGGAAAAAGATATGCAGCTCATGCTGGACTCTGCCGCCGATCTGAACGTACCCGTTCCCCTCACTGCGCTCTCCCGTCAGATGTATCGCGCTGCAATCGCCAAAGGGTTTGGCGAAGAGGATATCTGCGGCTCCATCCGCCTGTTGGAAGACCTCGCGGGCTGCGAGGTAACTACTAACCAGTAA
- a CDS encoding beta-galactosidase trimerization domain-containing protein: protein MKPAFGTLAESFAGAPGVGEPAKDWYDKPMRWAQIGFAEDDPGNYDQQFWLDYFKRLHVEAVTLNAGGAVAYYPTQVPFHYRSKWLGNMDTFGDLMKGCRAMGIVVVARTDAHACHQDVYDAHPDWIMVDAKGNKLRHPSDKDFWLTCALGPYNFEFMTAVHQEITTKYMVDGIFTNRWAGSGMCYCENCQKNFRTFSGLDLPRTRDPQDPARKQYIIWHQQRLFELWRLWNETIQKVNPNASYIANAGGGALSELDMKTVGELAPTLFADRQGRAGLMPPWANGKNGKEYRSTMGRKAIVGIFSMGLEDKYRWKDSVQSDDEIRLWVADGIAHDLRPWFTKFDCKIIDPRWVPVIEGIYKWHAANEAYLRNERPLARVGLVFSQQTASYYGGEEARAKVEDPGLGFYQALIEARIPFEMVHDHLLDSTHVSQFRTLILPNIAALSTAQCKQLQEFVEGGGNLVATFETSLYDEWGVRRTNFGLASLFGVNYAGKVEGPMLNSYLSLNKDSSGQYHPLLKDLEDSVRIINGANQVSITPAGDGTYPLQVVPTYPDLPMEEVFPRKDAPKGEPGAVVRQVGKGRVVYLPGDIDRTFWETLSFDQARLLRNAVLWATNEPAPLTVEGKGVLDVSVWTQKSSMTAHFVNLTNPMMMKGPIREIIPITAQQVSIKIPDGRKVKQVHLLVAGIKPNYTNKEGILQLEVPSIALHEVVAVDFA, encoded by the coding sequence TTGAAGCCAGCTTTTGGCACGCTGGCGGAGTCCTTCGCCGGTGCGCCGGGCGTGGGTGAGCCGGCAAAAGACTGGTACGACAAACCCATGCGATGGGCTCAGATTGGTTTTGCCGAAGATGACCCCGGCAACTACGATCAACAGTTCTGGCTGGACTACTTCAAGCGTCTGCACGTCGAAGCGGTAACCCTAAACGCAGGTGGCGCAGTTGCTTACTATCCCACGCAAGTGCCCTTCCACTACCGCAGCAAATGGCTTGGCAATATGGATACCTTCGGCGACTTGATGAAGGGTTGCCGCGCAATGGGCATCGTTGTTGTGGCACGCACCGATGCCCATGCCTGCCATCAGGACGTCTACGACGCACACCCCGACTGGATCATGGTCGATGCGAAGGGCAACAAACTTCGCCATCCCTCCGATAAGGACTTCTGGCTCACCTGCGCGCTCGGACCCTATAACTTCGAGTTCATGACCGCGGTGCATCAGGAGATTACGACCAAGTACATGGTCGACGGCATCTTCACCAATCGCTGGGCCGGATCGGGCATGTGCTACTGCGAGAACTGCCAGAAGAACTTTCGCACCTTCAGCGGCCTGGACCTGCCGCGAACACGCGACCCACAGGATCCGGCACGCAAGCAATACATCATCTGGCATCAGCAGCGACTATTCGAGCTATGGCGGCTATGGAACGAGACTATTCAAAAGGTGAATCCTAACGCCAGCTATATCGCCAACGCGGGTGGCGGCGCTCTCAGCGAGCTCGACATGAAGACCGTCGGCGAACTAGCCCCGACACTCTTCGCCGACCGCCAGGGCCGTGCCGGTCTGATGCCTCCGTGGGCCAACGGCAAGAACGGCAAGGAGTATCGTTCGACCATGGGCCGCAAGGCGATCGTCGGCATCTTCAGTATGGGGCTGGAGGACAAGTATCGCTGGAAAGACTCCGTCCAGAGCGATGACGAGATCCGCTTGTGGGTAGCAGACGGCATCGCACACGACCTGCGGCCCTGGTTTACGAAGTTCGACTGCAAGATCATCGACCCCCGCTGGGTGCCGGTCATCGAAGGCATCTACAAATGGCACGCCGCGAATGAAGCCTATCTGCGCAACGAGCGACCACTCGCCAGAGTCGGCCTGGTCTTCTCGCAGCAGACCGCCTCATACTACGGTGGGGAAGAAGCCCGCGCCAAAGTCGAAGACCCCGGACTCGGTTTCTATCAGGCACTCATCGAAGCACGCATCCCCTTCGAGATGGTCCACGATCATCTGCTCGACTCCACGCACGTCAGCCAGTTTCGCACGCTCATCCTTCCGAACATCGCCGCGCTTTCCACCGCTCAATGCAAGCAGCTTCAGGAGTTCGTGGAGGGCGGCGGTAATCTGGTCGCAACCTTCGAAACCTCCCTCTATGACGAGTGGGGCGTGCGTCGCACTAACTTCGGACTGGCTTCTCTCTTTGGCGTCAATTACGCAGGTAAAGTTGAAGGTCCGATGCTCAATTCATACCTGAGCCTCAACAAGGATTCATCGGGGCAGTACCATCCTCTGCTCAAAGACCTCGAAGACTCAGTCCGCATCATCAATGGAGCAAATCAGGTCTCCATAACTCCAGCCGGAGATGGGACATACCCCTTACAGGTAGTCCCGACCTACCCCGACCTTCCCATGGAAGAGGTCTTCCCGCGCAAGGATGCGCCGAAGGGAGAGCCTGGAGCTGTCGTTCGCCAAGTAGGCAAGGGGCGCGTCGTCTATCTACCCGGCGATATCGACCGCACGTTCTGGGAGACATTAAGCTTCGATCAAGCTCGGCTACTGCGCAACGCCGTCCTATGGGCGACTAACGAGCCAGCCCCTCTGACCGTCGAGGGCAAAGGCGTGCTGGACGTTTCGGTATGGACGCAGAAGAGCTCGATGACCGCTCATTTCGTGAACCTAACCAACCCCATGATGATGAAAGGCCCGATCCGCGAGATCATTCCAATCACAGCCCAGCAGGTCAGCATCAAGATCCCAGACGGCCGCAAGGTGAAGCAAGTGCATTTGCTTGTCGCAGGAATAAAGCCAAACTATACCAACAAGGAAGGCATACTCCAGCTCGAAGTGCCGTCTATCGCGTTGCATGAAGTCGTAGCAGTCGACTTTGCATAG
- a CDS encoding alpha-amylase family protein has product MSDNNEVTRRDFLLSTAMITASSAVGHTQPLLGALVGQDTASTVVMPSTEVNMGSVFPSGGVYFRKSNPPTDEWARDHQTASQLGMNTFRHWFMWSALEVAPGKWDWADYDTMMDLAAKNGIKVIIATLDTAAPEWAFRKYPHARYKASDDSITHSSVSASSGIGGFPGLCLDNADVKALAENFHTKLIEHYRGHPALLGYDLWNETTYDSGRIGKMNCFCEASQKKLQEWLKDKYGSLDAVCKTWHRPSFSEWADIEPPHDFSGYPESLDWLQHRIDKAYEHFDWRIALYRRLDPKHLVTCHGVAGTLESHASASHNEWMAAKRVDVYGLTWVQSRHGTEPWRQWQSFDLVRAGARGKPFWHAEAQGGPLWMQPQLIGKPREDGRVTEPEDIRIWNMISFAGGARGLLYCRYRPLLDGPLFGAFGSIGMDGSVTPRAQMAGKTLTWANAHPEIWKSRPVRGDVGLLFIPEAELFNYVQQLSTDFYLESMRGAYQAFFDQNIQPDFVALDNIDEYKLIYLAYPVMMKPETVAKLKDYVSKGGTLISEGLPAYFGEHGHVGEVQPNYGLDEVFGARESYVEFLADIHDNLMMEVNGNNIHGRYFFQQYEVKGGKAAGHYPNGSVAAVENQMGRGRTLLMGSFPGSGYYLHHDKPTLTLFAGFLKMASIVPRVKVNDNEVQVRVHQGEGGTNLWVTNPTRTDRSVSVSLSSDLGRFSTGEDKWGKLDIKVSGQQVTVNVPARDAAVISLR; this is encoded by the coding sequence ATGAGCGATAACAATGAAGTAACTCGAAGAGACTTCCTCTTGTCTACCGCGATGATTACGGCGTCTTCTGCCGTGGGTCATACGCAGCCGCTTCTTGGCGCGTTGGTGGGACAGGACACAGCCTCTACAGTCGTCATGCCCAGCACCGAAGTCAACATGGGTTCGGTCTTCCCTTCCGGCGGCGTCTACTTCCGCAAATCCAACCCTCCGACGGATGAGTGGGCACGCGATCATCAGACTGCATCGCAGCTCGGGATGAATACCTTTCGCCACTGGTTCATGTGGTCCGCGCTTGAGGTCGCACCCGGCAAGTGGGATTGGGCCGACTATGACACGATGATGGATCTCGCAGCGAAGAACGGCATCAAGGTCATCATCGCAACGCTCGATACCGCAGCGCCCGAGTGGGCCTTCCGCAAGTATCCGCATGCACGCTATAAAGCGAGCGACGACTCAATCACACACAGCTCTGTCTCGGCGAGCAGCGGCATCGGAGGATTTCCCGGTCTGTGTCTCGACAATGCTGATGTCAAAGCGCTGGCGGAAAACTTTCACACTAAACTGATCGAGCACTACCGTGGCCATCCAGCCCTGCTGGGTTATGACCTGTGGAATGAGACGACCTACGACAGTGGTCGCATCGGCAAGATGAACTGCTTCTGCGAAGCAAGCCAGAAGAAGTTACAGGAGTGGCTCAAGGATAAGTACGGTTCGCTCGATGCAGTCTGCAAGACCTGGCATCGCCCCAGCTTCTCGGAGTGGGCCGATATCGAGCCACCGCATGACTTCAGCGGCTATCCGGAGAGTCTCGACTGGCTGCAGCATCGCATTGATAAGGCATACGAACACTTCGACTGGCGCATCGCGCTGTATCGTCGCCTCGACCCCAAACATCTGGTGACCTGCCACGGTGTCGCAGGCACATTGGAGAGTCACGCCTCCGCCTCGCATAACGAGTGGATGGCCGCCAAGCGTGTCGATGTGTACGGCCTCACCTGGGTTCAGTCGCGGCACGGCACGGAACCCTGGCGGCAGTGGCAATCATTCGATCTGGTCCGTGCCGGAGCGCGCGGCAAACCGTTCTGGCACGCGGAAGCACAGGGTGGCCCGCTCTGGATGCAACCTCAACTCATCGGCAAACCGCGCGAGGACGGCCGCGTCACCGAACCGGAGGACATCCGCATCTGGAACATGATCTCCTTTGCAGGAGGAGCACGCGGTCTGCTCTACTGTCGCTATCGCCCGCTGCTGGACGGGCCGCTCTTTGGAGCATTTGGCTCCATCGGCATGGATGGCTCGGTGACGCCGCGCGCGCAGATGGCAGGCAAAACACTGACCTGGGCCAATGCTCATCCCGAGATATGGAAGTCACGTCCCGTACGCGGCGATGTCGGCCTGCTCTTTATCCCAGAGGCAGAACTATTCAACTACGTGCAACAGCTCTCGACGGACTTTTACCTTGAGTCCATGCGCGGCGCATATCAGGCCTTTTTCGACCAGAACATTCAACCGGACTTCGTCGCGCTCGATAACATCGACGAGTACAAACTCATCTATCTGGCCTACCCGGTGATGATGAAGCCTGAGACCGTGGCCAAGCTGAAGGACTATGTAAGCAAGGGTGGCACGCTTATCAGCGAGGGACTTCCCGCCTACTTCGGCGAACATGGCCATGTGGGAGAAGTACAGCCTAACTATGGTCTGGATGAGGTCTTCGGCGCGAGAGAGAGCTACGTCGAGTTCCTGGCTGACATCCACGACAACCTCATGATGGAGGTCAATGGCAATAACATTCATGGCCGTTACTTCTTCCAGCAATACGAGGTCAAGGGGGGCAAGGCAGCGGGCCATTATCCGAATGGCTCGGTGGCGGCAGTCGAGAACCAGATGGGCCGTGGTCGCACCCTGTTGATGGGCTCGTTCCCTGGCAGCGGTTACTACCTGCACCACGACAAGCCAACGCTAACCTTGTTTGCCGGGTTTCTGAAGATGGCCAGCATTGTTCCACGGGTGAAGGTCAATGACAACGAGGTCCAGGTGCGCGTACATCAGGGAGAAGGCGGAACCAACCTGTGGGTGACGAATCCAACTCGAACCGATCGTTCGGTATCCGTCTCACTCAGTTCAGACCTCGGGAGATTCTCCACGGGCGAAGACAAGTGGGGCAAGCTCGACATCAAGGTCTCGGGGCAACAGGTCACGGTCAACGTACCGGCACGGGATGCGGCAGTCATCTCATTGCGCTAA